In the Calditrichota bacterium genome, one interval contains:
- a CDS encoding glycosyltransferase, translating to MRRRDTVALCTIVKNEERFIRKCLASVQGAVDEIVIVDTGSTDRTVQIAEELGARVYHHPWQDSFSEARNFALQFVTSEWVLQLDGDEELEREDIPLLREVVKTRHVNSLFVPILNHMPDGSISRLYFRRLFRTRLGHYEGIVHNQLVVSGPTGQAEIRIYHHGYNLSPEEMAAKQARSERLLLKQMAERPDDPFPRFNLGRIYRNQGRFPQAIQVCQEGLRLCPPGPRSSTYFMLLFDLAYCLMMVGRLSEAEACCLQGLEEDPKNLDLRFTLATIYA from the coding sequence ATGAGGCGACGAGACACGGTTGCCTTGTGCACGATTGTGAAGAACGAAGAACGGTTTATTCGCAAGTGTTTGGCCAGTGTGCAAGGGGCGGTCGATGAAATCGTGATTGTCGACACCGGTTCCACCGACAGGACGGTGCAGATAGCCGAGGAGTTGGGAGCGAGGGTGTACCACCACCCCTGGCAGGACAGCTTCAGCGAAGCGCGCAACTTTGCTCTCCAGTTCGTGACCAGCGAGTGGGTGCTGCAGTTGGACGGCGACGAGGAGCTGGAACGTGAGGACATCCCCCTCCTTCGTGAAGTGGTCAAGACCCGCCACGTCAACAGTCTGTTTGTCCCCATTCTGAACCACATGCCGGATGGGAGCATCTCACGTTTGTACTTCCGGAGACTGTTCCGCACGCGGCTGGGCCATTACGAAGGCATTGTCCACAATCAACTTGTCGTGAGTGGACCCACCGGCCAGGCCGAAATACGGATCTATCACCACGGGTACAACCTGAGCCCGGAAGAAATGGCCGCCAAACAGGCGCGCAGTGAACGCCTGCTCCTCAAGCAGATGGCCGAGCGGCCGGACGACCCTTTCCCGCGCTTCAACTTGGGCAGGATCTATCGCAACCAGGGTCGCTTCCCACAGGCCATCCAGGTGTGTCAGGAGGGCCTTCGCCTCTGCCCTCCCGGGCCGAGGAGTTCTACCTATTTCATGCTCCTGTTCGACCTGGCGTACTGTTTGATGATGGTCGGCCGCCTGAGCGAGGCAGAGGCCTGCTGCCTGCAGGGGCTTGAGGAGGATCCGAAAAACTTGGACCTGCGTTTTACCCTGGCCACGATCTACGCGC